Proteins found in one Pantoea cypripedii genomic segment:
- a CDS encoding S-type pyocin domain-containing protein yields MLREKVPSGYRAAVDGYIYMVSVDGNDDIVSVSLYSRPLNSSRQEWMKGESTRQEQAKALAQEQINLKKAMEAEAARKAAEAAAAAEAQRQAEEEERRRQAEWDAAHPVEAAERDVNNASATANAASNQISADNAQINSNNAEINVRQPRLDQLNGEIAQLREVWASMMKAGDTARANQFHKSQIDPRLNEREPLQSAVDTLQAQNNALSQDVANQTATLNNANQALQDAQGRLQQAQADAEAKRQAELARQAAEEARVQAEREAAERAKAEAEAQAQAEAEAALEAARSKLEEPNVFGFAGFPTAAAITAPLTFAETGLGGYALGEAAAAAAWGTVRTVLADLLGTILAGSGVGAMIAAVTYIPGAGEGSDQVPGRDDINMFLSAMPGEAINLPDEHELLAAAADDGSVEMSVRGRVYFSDGLLKTYLVRTINPSRVRVLSATMDAVTGLYSVTIPAESGLPSRTILVSPEGAPGYQGLPPLATPAHNEAVPDNTGNTAPGVISPSVESFPQADDLDFRDAILIFPADSGLAPAYVMLQSGRDLPGKVTGTGADVEGTWLAGASEGLGSPVPTRIADRLRDREFSSFDAFRKAFWQEVAADPELAAQFSDFMQGRMKNGSSPRVRNGENAGKRVTHDLHHVELISEGGEVYNVDNIRVVTPRNHVEIHKGQ; encoded by the coding sequence ATGTTACGGGAAAAAGTACCTTCCGGTTATCGTGCTGCGGTAGATGGTTATATCTATATGGTGTCCGTTGACGGTAATGACGATATCGTCAGCGTCAGTCTCTATTCCCGGCCACTGAATTCCAGCCGGCAGGAATGGATGAAAGGAGAATCAACACGTCAGGAGCAGGCTAAGGCACTGGCTCAGGAGCAGATTAACCTGAAGAAAGCCATGGAGGCGGAAGCTGCACGTAAAGCAGCAGAAGCCGCCGCTGCGGCTGAAGCACAACGGCAGGCCGAAGAGGAGGAAAGGCGTCGTCAGGCGGAATGGGATGCAGCGCATCCCGTTGAAGCTGCCGAGCGGGATGTTAATAACGCATCAGCAACCGCAAACGCCGCCAGCAACCAAATCAGCGCTGACAATGCACAGATCAACAGCAACAATGCGGAGATCAACGTACGTCAGCCCAGATTGGATCAACTGAATGGCGAAATTGCCCAATTGCGTGAGGTCTGGGCCTCCATGATGAAGGCAGGGGACACGGCACGGGCTAATCAGTTCCATAAATCGCAGATAGATCCGCGACTCAATGAAAGGGAGCCGCTGCAAAGTGCCGTGGATACCTTACAGGCACAAAATAACGCGTTAAGTCAGGATGTTGCAAACCAGACGGCAACGCTCAATAACGCTAATCAGGCGTTGCAGGATGCGCAGGGACGTTTGCAACAGGCGCAGGCTGATGCGGAAGCTAAGCGGCAGGCAGAACTCGCCCGGCAGGCAGCCGAAGAAGCGCGTGTTCAGGCTGAACGCGAGGCGGCTGAACGGGCCAAAGCCGAAGCGGAGGCGCAGGCACAAGCTGAGGCTGAGGCAGCGCTTGAAGCTGCTCGTTCAAAACTCGAAGAACCGAATGTTTTTGGTTTTGCTGGGTTTCCTACCGCCGCAGCTATTACTGCTCCGCTCACGTTTGCCGAGACGGGACTGGGTGGTTACGCGCTGGGTGAAGCAGCCGCTGCCGCTGCATGGGGCACTGTCCGTACCGTCCTTGCTGATTTACTCGGCACTATTTTGGCCGGGAGTGGTGTTGGTGCAATGATTGCCGCTGTCACTTATATTCCGGGGGCGGGTGAGGGCAGCGACCAGGTGCCTGGTCGTGATGATATCAATATGTTCCTTTCGGCAATGCCCGGTGAAGCCATCAACCTGCCTGATGAGCATGAGTTGCTGGCTGCGGCGGCGGATGACGGCTCGGTTGAAATGTCGGTACGCGGCCGCGTCTACTTCAGCGACGGACTGCTAAAAACCTACCTGGTACGCACAATAAATCCCAGCCGGGTACGGGTATTGAGCGCGACGATGGATGCGGTGACAGGGTTGTATAGCGTCACAATTCCGGCGGAGAGTGGACTGCCTTCGCGAACCATTCTGGTCTCGCCAGAAGGTGCTCCGGGATATCAGGGGCTGCCGCCACTGGCTACACCCGCGCACAACGAAGCGGTGCCAGATAATACCGGCAATACCGCTCCCGGCGTGATCAGCCCGTCGGTGGAGAGTTTCCCACAAGCCGATGATCTGGATTTCCGCGACGCTATACTTATCTTCCCGGCGGATTCCGGGCTGGCCCCGGCTTACGTCATGCTGCAAAGTGGTCGGGATTTGCCGGGAAAAGTCACTGGTACCGGAGCTGATGTGGAGGGAACGTGGTTAGCCGGGGCAAGTGAGGGCTTAGGCTCACCTGTACCGACCCGCATCGCTGATCGGCTGCGCGACCGTGAATTTAGCAGTTTCGACGCGTTTCGTAAGGCGTTTTGGCAGGAGGTGGCGGCGGATCCGGAACTGGCGGCGCAGTTTTCTGATTTTATGCAAGGTCGAATGAAAAATGGTTCCTCTCCCCGAGTAAGAAATGGGGAAAATGCTGGCAAACGTGTCACACACGATCTACATCACGTTGAACTGATTTCAGAAGGCGGGGAGGTCTACAACGTAGATAATATTCGTGTAGTCACACCCAGAAACCATGTCGAAATTCATAAAGGTCAATGA
- a CDS encoding bacteriocin immunity protein produces MERKEKFEDYTEKEFTNLLEEIYEGKGEESYQDELVDLVCSLSEHPDGSDLIFYNKDKHITPKGVVDEIKAWRAANNKPGFKS; encoded by the coding sequence ATGGAACGTAAGGAAAAGTTTGAAGATTATACGGAAAAAGAATTTACCAACCTTCTGGAGGAAATTTATGAAGGAAAAGGTGAAGAAAGCTATCAGGATGAGTTAGTTGACCTTGTCTGTTCTTTATCTGAACATCCGGATGGTTCTGATCTTATTTTTTATAACAAGGATAAACACATCACACCAAAAGGTGTTGTGGATGAAATAAAAGCATGGCGTGCCGCCAACAATAAACCTGGTTTTAAATCCTGA
- a CDS encoding MFS transporter yields MKKNHRAEPAQHLPILALLALAMTGFICILTETIPAGLLPEISAGLHISPSLAGQMVTAYAAGSLLAAIPLTIITRTWSRRLVLLSTVGGFLLFNSLTAISGNIAVIMTARFLAGASAGLAWSLLAGYARKMVVPSLQGRALALAMVGTPIALSLGVPAGTWMGAFLGWRLTFAVMSGLSVLLMGWILLAVPDYPGSSAAQKMRIGAVLLIPGVRSVLGVVLTWMLAHNILYTYIAPFITPAGLAPRVDVVLLIFGLAALGGIYITGRIIDSHLRNAVLLSLAVFAAVALVFAIGAASPAVMLVGIGVWGLTFGGAATLLQTALADAAGEHADVALSMNVVTWNGAIALGGLVGGLLLKHVGSQSFPWALIVLLLAAFTIALRAGNHGFPAARRELTTSQ; encoded by the coding sequence ATGAAGAAAAACCATCGGGCTGAACCGGCCCAGCACCTGCCCATCCTTGCCCTGCTGGCACTGGCCATGACGGGTTTTATCTGCATTCTGACCGAAACGATTCCCGCCGGGCTGCTGCCGGAGATAAGCGCCGGACTGCATATTTCCCCTTCACTCGCCGGACAGATGGTTACCGCTTACGCAGCCGGTTCATTGCTGGCAGCCATCCCGCTGACCATCATCACCCGCACCTGGTCACGTCGCCTGGTGTTGCTCAGCACGGTGGGTGGGTTTCTGCTTTTCAATTCGCTGACAGCCATCTCTGGCAACATTGCGGTGATCATGACGGCCCGCTTCCTTGCCGGGGCATCCGCCGGACTCGCCTGGAGCCTGCTCGCAGGTTATGCACGAAAAATGGTGGTGCCATCGTTGCAGGGACGGGCGTTAGCGCTGGCGATGGTCGGCACGCCGATTGCGCTGTCTTTAGGCGTACCGGCGGGCACCTGGATGGGAGCGTTTTTGGGATGGCGTCTGACGTTTGCGGTGATGTCGGGGTTATCTGTGCTGCTGATGGGCTGGATCCTGCTGGCAGTGCCGGATTATCCGGGCAGCTCGGCAGCGCAAAAAATGCGTATCGGTGCGGTGTTGTTGATTCCGGGTGTTCGTTCGGTGCTCGGGGTCGTTCTCACCTGGATGCTGGCGCACAACATTCTTTATACCTACATCGCCCCGTTTATTACGCCTGCGGGGTTAGCCCCAAGAGTTGACGTAGTCTTGCTGATATTTGGCCTGGCGGCGCTGGGCGGGATTTATATCACGGGACGGATTATCGATAGCCACCTGCGCAACGCCGTGTTGCTGTCTCTGGCGGTATTTGCCGCTGTGGCGTTGGTGTTTGCCATCGGTGCCGCATCTCCGGCGGTGATGTTGGTCGGGATCGGCGTCTGGGGACTGACATTTGGCGGTGCGGCTACTTTGTTGCAGACGGCACTGGCAGACGCCGCAGGGGAACATGCTGATGTCGCACTTTCCATGAACGTGGTGACCTGGAACGGCGCTATCGCGCTGGGTGGCCTGGTGGGGGGATTATTGCTGAAACATGTCGGGAGCCAATCCTTTCCCTGGGCGTTGATCGTTTTATTGCTGGCGGCGTTTACCATCGCGTTGCGCGCCGGAAATCATGGTTTCCCGGCAGCCCGCAGAGAGTTGACAACCAGCCAGTGA
- a CDS encoding TetR/AcrR family transcriptional regulator, whose translation MRTGRPRQFDRDEAVIHAMHLFWENGYESTSLAQLKAAIGKGITAPSFYAAFGSKEALFQEAVGCYLRTHAQVTESLWDAALPPRQALEMALFNSARMQYEPSHPRGCMVALGVMSSCSEENRHLLQPLKDSRRRTHEGIKNCFQRGIRAGELRDDEATLALAVSFNSFLLGISTLARDDVPLAETERAITQMMKLWDAARI comes from the coding sequence ATGAGAACAGGCCGACCAAGACAGTTTGACCGGGACGAAGCGGTGATTCATGCCATGCACCTATTCTGGGAAAATGGTTACGAGTCCACCTCGCTCGCCCAGCTCAAGGCAGCAATTGGCAAGGGGATTACTGCGCCAAGTTTTTATGCGGCCTTTGGTTCCAAAGAGGCGCTTTTTCAGGAAGCGGTGGGTTGCTATCTGCGCACGCATGCGCAGGTCACGGAGTCATTGTGGGATGCGGCATTACCGCCGCGTCAGGCACTGGAAATGGCGTTGTTTAACTCCGCCCGGATGCAGTATGAACCCAGTCATCCGCGCGGTTGCATGGTGGCATTGGGCGTGATGTCCTCATGTTCGGAGGAAAACCGTCATCTGCTGCAACCGCTGAAGGATTCACGGCGGCGTACCCATGAAGGGATAAAAAATTGTTTTCAGCGCGGCATTCGTGCGGGTGAACTGAGGGATGATGAGGCGACGCTGGCGCTGGCGGTAAGTTTCAATAGCTTCCTGCTGGGGATATCAACGCTGGCGCGCGATGATGTGCCGCTCGCGGAAACGGAACGTGCCATCACGCAGATGATGAAACTGTGGGATGCGGCCAGAATCTGA
- a CDS encoding tautomerase family protein, with the protein MPEVVVYAAEGRSVEQKKKLLKAITTAVSESFEIDKNAVVVSIVETPLQNKSKGGIPFDER; encoded by the coding sequence ATGCCAGAAGTTGTCGTTTATGCTGCGGAAGGCCGCTCTGTTGAACAGAAAAAGAAACTGCTGAAAGCCATCACCACTGCCGTGTCGGAATCTTTTGAGATCGACAAGAATGCGGTGGTGGTATCGATTGTGGAAACCCCGTTGCAGAACAAATCGAAGGGCGGCATCCCCTTTGACGAGCGCTAA
- the zigA gene encoding zinc metallochaperone GTPase ZigA: MPLDSDSRLPVTVLSGFLGAGKTTLLNHILNNREGRRVAVIVNDMSEVNIDAALVRDGGAELSRTDEKLVEMSNGCICCTLREDLLLEVKRLAQEGRFDQLVIESTGISEPLPVAETFTFEDEDGQSLSRFARLDTMVTVVDGFNFLRDYRSTDSLQARGESLGEADERSVVDLLVDQIEFCDVLVVNKTDLIDAEDQQTLHAMLRSLNPRAHMVFSRFGQVPLSEVLETGRFDFDAASQAPGWLKELRGEHQPETEEYGIRSFVYRARRPFHPQRFWHAVNHQLEGVIRSKGYFWLASRPEYAAMWSQAGAVARQGYAGHWWASIPRERWPQDTESLAFIAQQWQEGIGDARQELVFIGIEMDEDQVRSALDHALLTPAEMAAGPASWVKLPDPVPEWFERDAVDA, translated from the coding sequence ATGCCGCTCGATTCAGATTCACGTCTCCCCGTTACCGTTCTTTCTGGTTTTCTTGGCGCGGGTAAAACCACGCTGCTCAACCATATTCTCAATAACCGGGAAGGCCGCCGTGTAGCGGTGATCGTCAATGATATGTCGGAAGTGAACATTGATGCTGCGCTGGTGCGAGACGGTGGTGCGGAGCTGTCGCGCACCGATGAGAAGCTGGTGGAAATGAGTAATGGCTGCATATGCTGCACGCTGCGTGAAGATTTGCTGCTGGAAGTGAAACGTCTGGCCCAGGAAGGCCGTTTCGACCAGCTGGTGATCGAATCCACCGGAATTTCTGAGCCGCTGCCGGTGGCAGAAACCTTCACCTTTGAGGATGAAGACGGCCAGAGCCTGTCACGTTTTGCCCGGCTCGATACCATGGTCACCGTGGTGGATGGCTTTAATTTCCTGCGCGACTACCGTTCAACCGATTCGCTACAGGCACGAGGCGAGTCGCTGGGTGAGGCCGATGAAAGGTCGGTCGTCGATTTGCTGGTCGATCAGATTGAGTTTTGTGATGTACTGGTGGTGAATAAAACCGATTTGATTGATGCAGAGGATCAGCAAACACTACACGCGATGTTGCGATCCCTTAACCCTCGCGCGCACATGGTGTTTTCCCGCTTTGGTCAGGTGCCGCTGAGTGAGGTGCTGGAAACGGGTCGCTTTGATTTTGATGCCGCCTCTCAGGCTCCCGGCTGGTTAAAGGAATTACGCGGCGAACATCAGCCCGAAACCGAAGAATACGGTATCCGCAGTTTTGTTTATCGCGCTCGCCGCCCATTCCATCCGCAACGCTTCTGGCATGCCGTGAATCACCAGCTGGAGGGCGTGATCCGCTCGAAAGGTTATTTCTGGCTCGCCAGCCGCCCGGAATACGCGGCGATGTGGTCACAGGCCGGAGCCGTGGCGCGTCAGGGATATGCCGGACACTGGTGGGCCAGTATCCCGCGTGAACGCTGGCCGCAGGATACCGAATCGCTGGCATTTATTGCCCAACAGTGGCAGGAAGGTATCGGCGATGCACGCCAGGAACTGGTGTTCATCGGTATTGAGATGGATGAAGACCAGGTACGGAGCGCACTGGATCACGCCCTGCTGACGCCAGCCGAGATGGCCGCAGGTCCGGCAAGCTGGGTGAAATTGCCCGATCCGGTACCGGAATGGTTTGAGCGTGATGCGGTGGACGCATAA
- a CDS encoding GntR family transcriptional regulator, whose product MAQDLLKDVVYKRIKDMIVNGSLPMGGKLSESALATRLAASKAPVRDALRRLQSEGLVQIKPKSGTFVFSLNDLEFKDLLEFRFYVESKAMELALKKNPKQLVQEISAILDNMEFCINNGSTVEYIRLDNLFHQALFTWCQNPYLEQAYTLISSRMATIRNYLGSNDEHMHRSWNQHVTIVTALRNNDYDSALVALQGHILPEFGAYWGLL is encoded by the coding sequence ATGGCGCAGGATCTTCTGAAAGATGTGGTGTACAAACGAATCAAGGACATGATCGTTAATGGCTCGCTGCCAATGGGCGGAAAGCTTTCAGAGTCAGCCCTCGCCACCCGTTTAGCGGCAAGCAAAGCCCCGGTCCGTGATGCCTTGCGGCGCTTGCAGAGCGAAGGTCTGGTGCAGATCAAACCAAAGAGCGGCACCTTTGTGTTTAGCCTTAACGATCTGGAATTTAAGGATCTGCTGGAATTTCGCTTTTATGTCGAATCCAAAGCGATGGAGCTGGCGCTGAAAAAGAATCCGAAGCAGCTGGTGCAGGAGATTTCGGCGATACTCGATAACATGGAGTTCTGCATTAACAACGGCTCCACTGTGGAATACATCCGGCTGGATAACCTGTTCCATCAGGCGCTGTTTACCTGGTGCCAGAACCCCTATCTGGAGCAAGCCTACACGCTGATTTCATCGCGCATGGCGACCATCCGTAACTATCTCGGCAGCAATGATGAGCATATGCATCGCTCATGGAATCAGCACGTCACCATTGTGACCGCGCTACGCAACAACGATTACGACAGTGCGCTGGTGGCTTTACAGGGCCATATCCTGCCGGAATTTGGTGCCTACTGGGGTTTGCTCTAA
- a CDS encoding SGNH/GDSL hydrolase family protein, translating to MKAKLLHIGIFFSSCTAINPAISATGTTNNNFIIEAYGGSSTQGAMAVRENGKVHPVFIKNNEIGLINQFIKEKYGAGISVVNKGASSSQAMDLLNGKYFYKNNKSWREEMKKSPARIILLNFATNDARHFHFRDIEPDYRVSPDKYTTVMTQLVNIAREAGKEVILQEPHPICGGGEKWHIAPYVSKLDAVARAESVPLVRQYQRILQMKDWQSLLSPDCIHPSEELYRIKAQETFSVLVANYGPELAAAGRRHNADNEQTAKR from the coding sequence ATGAAAGCGAAACTGTTGCACATTGGAATATTTTTCTCATCATGCACAGCAATCAACCCGGCCATATCTGCCACTGGCACTACCAATAATAATTTTATTATTGAAGCTTACGGTGGTTCGAGCACTCAGGGAGCGATGGCGGTCCGGGAAAACGGTAAGGTTCATCCTGTTTTCATAAAAAATAACGAAATAGGCCTTATTAACCAATTCATCAAAGAAAAATACGGCGCGGGTATCTCCGTCGTCAACAAAGGTGCATCTTCATCGCAAGCCATGGACCTTTTAAATGGAAAGTATTTCTATAAAAACAATAAAAGCTGGCGTGAAGAAATGAAAAAATCCCCTGCCAGGATCATTTTGCTGAATTTTGCGACTAACGATGCGCGCCATTTTCATTTTCGGGATATTGAGCCGGATTATCGTGTCAGCCCGGATAAATACACTACGGTAATGACGCAACTCGTGAATATTGCTCGCGAAGCAGGAAAAGAAGTGATCCTTCAGGAACCACATCCTATTTGCGGCGGCGGTGAGAAATGGCATATCGCGCCTTATGTCAGCAAACTTGATGCCGTGGCACGCGCGGAATCCGTGCCGCTGGTCAGGCAGTATCAACGTATTTTGCAGATGAAAGACTGGCAATCGTTACTGTCACCTGACTGTATTCACCCCTCAGAGGAGCTGTATCGCATCAAGGCCCAGGAAACGTTCTCGGTGCTGGTGGCAAATTATGGTCCTGAGTTAGCGGCCGCCGGACGACGACATAACGCTGATAACGAGCAGACGGCTAAACGTTAA
- a CDS encoding acyltransferase family protein gives MNTQSFLSGRNIGLDLLRAGLILEGVLLHASRSLPGENGWYYVAQRDPSELFTAFLSMFHTFRMEVFFFLSGMFAALIVLRKGQKSFLENRRKRVLMPLITAYLFIPPLMYVIAGQMKGTPLSITGWLHSYLWMHHLWFLVSLSVMSMVIPGSFYQFVSRQLAKLSLPMLLVTLILLANACFLLKFLIKGQGEFIELIPVTARFLVYYAAGFALYVNREKIATYAHSWLLNKWLIAAMALVTWLGFYVVAHQHIGSALKYLPVLMGSVLSVLLSYWLVFTFERLPLKENRLLTGVVDSALVIYLLHYPVVITFSWLMDVWLPANLSIIYVLINCAIGLAVSTLCYWLIKRSRVTSLLFGLKPQTKKVVMPAEVSL, from the coding sequence GTGAATACACAATCATTTCTCTCTGGCCGAAATATCGGTCTCGACCTGCTGCGCGCGGGATTAATTCTGGAAGGTGTGCTTTTACATGCTTCAAGAAGTCTGCCAGGTGAAAATGGCTGGTATTATGTCGCGCAGCGCGATCCGTCCGAGTTATTTACTGCTTTTCTGAGTATGTTTCATACATTCAGAATGGAAGTGTTTTTCTTTCTTTCGGGAATGTTTGCGGCATTAATTGTATTGCGCAAAGGTCAAAAGAGTTTTCTTGAGAACCGCCGCAAACGCGTGCTGATGCCACTCATCACGGCATATTTGTTTATTCCACCTTTAATGTATGTAATTGCCGGGCAAATGAAAGGCACTCCCTTATCCATAACGGGTTGGTTACACAGTTATTTATGGATGCACCACCTGTGGTTTCTGGTTTCGCTGTCGGTAATGTCCATGGTGATTCCGGGTAGCTTCTATCAATTTGTATCCCGGCAATTAGCCAAATTATCGCTGCCGATGCTGCTGGTGACACTAATCCTGCTGGCTAATGCCTGTTTTTTACTCAAATTTTTGATTAAAGGGCAGGGTGAGTTTATTGAATTGATTCCCGTTACCGCGCGCTTTCTGGTTTATTACGCCGCAGGCTTCGCGCTGTATGTTAACAGAGAGAAAATCGCAACATATGCGCACAGCTGGCTGCTCAATAAATGGTTGATAGCGGCGATGGCGCTGGTCACCTGGCTGGGATTCTATGTGGTTGCGCATCAGCATATTGGTAGCGCATTGAAATATCTTCCGGTGCTGATGGGTAGTGTGCTGTCAGTGCTGCTTTCTTACTGGCTGGTCTTTACCTTTGAACGTCTGCCGCTGAAAGAAAACCGTTTGCTGACGGGGGTGGTGGATTCCGCACTGGTCATTTATCTGCTGCATTATCCGGTGGTGATCACCTTCTCGTGGCTGATGGATGTCTGGCTGCCGGCCAACCTGTCGATTATCTATGTGCTGATTAACTGCGCCATCGGCCTGGCGGTGAGTACCCTGTGTTATTGGCTGATAAAACGCTCACGGGTCACATCATTGTTATTTGGCTTGAAACCGCAGACGAAGAAAGTGGTGATGCCAGCCGAAGTGAGTTTGTAA
- a CDS encoding sugar kinase, producing the protein MKDLDILSFGEPLYEFSQLPGAQQPVSYLSGYGGDTSNFAVSAARQGAKVAMFTQLGNDVFGDQFVALWQQENVRCDWVLRHADAPTGIYFISHDERGHHFTFYRKGSAASRLRPQDLPEAAIAAARLLHTSAITLAISDNACDSVFAALELARKHQTVTSFDTNLRLKLWPLARARAVIHEVARQVDICMPSLDEARLLTGLQDADAIADFYLQLGVKQVVLKMGSEGAMYASASERVVAAGHKVATVDATGAGDCFSGAFLTRLLAGDAPQSALHYANAAAALTTTGYGAVAPIPDHNQVETFLHAAR; encoded by the coding sequence ATGAAAGATTTGGATATTCTCTCCTTCGGTGAACCACTCTACGAATTCAGCCAGTTACCGGGTGCACAGCAGCCGGTTAGCTACCTGAGCGGTTATGGCGGTGACACCTCAAACTTTGCCGTCAGCGCCGCACGTCAGGGGGCGAAAGTGGCGATGTTCACCCAACTCGGCAACGATGTCTTTGGCGATCAGTTTGTCGCCTTGTGGCAACAGGAAAACGTGCGCTGCGACTGGGTGCTGCGCCATGCAGATGCCCCTACCGGCATCTACTTTATTAGTCACGATGAACGTGGCCACCATTTTACTTTCTACCGTAAAGGTTCTGCCGCTTCACGCCTGCGTCCGCAGGATCTGCCGGAAGCTGCCATCGCAGCAGCGCGTCTGCTGCACACTTCAGCAATTACCCTGGCGATCAGCGATAACGCCTGCGACAGCGTTTTTGCTGCCCTGGAACTGGCACGCAAACATCAAACGGTCACCTCTTTCGATACCAACCTGCGCCTGAAGCTGTGGCCACTGGCACGTGCGCGAGCAGTGATCCATGAAGTCGCGCGGCAGGTGGATATTTGCATGCCAAGCCTGGATGAGGCACGTTTGCTGACCGGTTTGCAGGATGCCGATGCCATCGCCGATTTCTATCTGCAACTCGGCGTTAAACAGGTGGTGCTGAAAATGGGTAGCGAAGGTGCCATGTACGCCAGCGCCTCGGAACGCGTGGTCGCGGCAGGCCATAAAGTGGCGACCGTCGATGCCACCGGCGCAGGGGACTGCTTCTCGGGGGCTTTTCTCACCCGGCTGCTGGCGGGTGATGCCCCACAGAGCGCACTGCATTACGCCAACGCTGCCGCCGCACTCACCACCACGGGTTATGGTGCTGTGGCACCGATCCCTGACCATAACCAGGTTGAAACCTTCCTCCACGCGGCGCGTTGA
- a CDS encoding RraA family protein — protein sequence MYSKEIIEGYRAIFSTASIADACDQIVGKTMFLPFEVKNRINDKKIVGPAVTILEDVTEEKLPPQHALDAIDESEAGSVIVIGGSPALENVAVWGGLMTAGAVANKHEGAVLMGGVRDLTEIRRDYDFPVFAKTVTPGTTLGRFKTLDANVTLTLGEVTIHPGDLIVGDVDGVVCVPQAQVEAVLELSKSIDQRELEQAKLIIQSGSLREGLAKYGRI from the coding sequence ATGTATAGCAAAGAGATTATTGAAGGTTATCGCGCCATTTTTTCCACCGCTTCGATTGCGGATGCCTGCGACCAGATTGTCGGTAAAACCATGTTCCTGCCGTTTGAGGTGAAGAACCGTATCAACGATAAGAAGATTGTCGGCCCGGCAGTAACCATCCTCGAAGATGTCACCGAGGAAAAATTACCGCCACAGCATGCGCTGGATGCCATTGATGAGTCAGAAGCCGGTTCCGTGATTGTGATCGGCGGCAGCCCGGCACTGGAAAACGTTGCTGTCTGGGGTGGCCTGATGACCGCTGGCGCAGTCGCGAATAAGCATGAGGGCGCGGTATTGATGGGCGGCGTGCGTGACTTAACCGAGATCCGCCGTGATTACGATTTCCCGGTGTTTGCCAAAACCGTGACCCCTGGCACCACGCTGGGGCGCTTCAAAACCCTCGACGCCAACGTCACCTTAACCCTGGGCGAGGTGACGATTCACCCGGGTGATTTGATTGTGGGTGATGTCGATGGCGTGGTGTGTGTCCCGCAGGCCCAGGTTGAAGCGGTGCTGGAACTGTCCAAATCCATCGATCAGCGCGAGCTGGAACAGGCCAAACTGATTATCCAGTCAGGATCGCTGCGTGAAGGGCTGGCCAAATACGGCCGCATTTAA
- a CDS encoding C-terminal binding protein gives MKKIVVLEPGYVHYREEEAILAAFHPQFVVIPANTARDTLLAQLRDADAVMLREARLDSGMIAALDKCQAVVRYGVGVDNVDLVAAKEKGIYVANVPDYGSEDVAEHALALLLAATRRITSRNQQVHQGQWNIGQAEPMFRMSGKVLGVVGFGRIARCLAAKARGIGFRSLLVCDPLLDAQAAEDAGVVNVSLETLCREADFISLHVPLSEKTRHLIGAEQLAMMKPTSVLVNTSRGGLIDETALFQALQNRQLFAAGLDVFEQEPIRADHPLLTLPDVICTDHTAWFTEESVIELQRKAAQEVLRVFEGNKPLNWVNR, from the coding sequence ATGAAAAAGATTGTGGTTCTCGAACCGGGTTACGTGCATTACCGTGAAGAAGAAGCCATTCTCGCCGCCTTTCATCCGCAGTTTGTGGTGATCCCTGCCAATACCGCGCGGGACACGCTGCTGGCACAGTTGCGTGATGCCGATGCCGTGATGCTGCGTGAAGCACGCCTCGACAGCGGCATGATCGCCGCACTGGATAAATGCCAGGCGGTGGTGCGCTACGGCGTCGGGGTGGATAACGTCGATCTCGTGGCGGCGAAAGAGAAAGGGATTTATGTCGCCAACGTACCGGATTACGGATCGGAAGACGTCGCCGAACACGCGCTGGCCTTGCTGCTGGCCGCTACCCGCCGCATTACCTCACGCAATCAGCAGGTTCATCAGGGCCAGTGGAACATCGGCCAGGCTGAACCCATGTTCCGCATGAGCGGCAAAGTGCTGGGCGTGGTGGGCTTTGGTCGTATCGCCCGCTGCCTGGCGGCTAAAGCTCGCGGCATCGGTTTCCGCTCGCTGCTGGTGTGCGATCCGCTGCTGGATGCTCAGGCCGCAGAAGATGCCGGGGTGGTCAACGTCTCGCTGGAAACATTGTGTCGTGAAGCCGACTTTATCTCCCTGCATGTCCCGTTGTCAGAGAAAACCCGCCATCTGATCGGCGCGGAACAGCTGGCGATGATGAAACCCACCAGCGTGCTGGTAAACACCTCACGCGGCGGCCTGATCGATGAAACCGCCCTGTTTCAGGCCCTGCAAAATCGTCAGCTGTTCGCTGCCGGTCTTGATGTGTTTGAACAGGAACCCATCCGCGCTGACCACCCGCTCCTGACATTACCTGACGTGATTTGTACCGACCATACCGCCTGGTTCACTGAGGAATCAGTGATTGAACTGCAACGCAAAGCCGCGCAGGAAGTGCTGCGCGTTTTTGAAGGTAACAAACCCCTGAATTGGGTGAATCGTTAA